The genomic region CGTAGACCTTCTCGTCGGGGAAGTCCTTCGCCGCGTACGCCTCGACGGCGTCCACGGTGAACACCGCGACGCCGCCGTCCCGCCGGTCCACCTCGATCGTGGCGCCCTTGGCCAGGGCGCCGAGGTCGTAGAAGACCGCGGGGCCGTCGGCGTTGTCGACGTGGCCTGCGACGATGGCGGTGCCCTGTTCGCCGGGCGTGGTGCCGGCCTCGTACCAGCCGGCGAGGTTCCTCCGCGCGGCGGGCGGTACGTCGAGGCTGCCGGTCCTCGTCAGGCCCAGCCCGGTCAGGGGCGCGTTCACCCGGATCGCCGGGATGCGGATGCGGTCGGGCGGCGAGGGCGGCAGCGCGGGCACGGCGGGCCGCTCACCGGCCCGGCCGTCCTGCCCGTCCTGCCCGGCTCGGGCCTGCGCGGCGGAGGGCTGCGGCGGGGCGTGCGTCTCGGCGCCGTTGCGCAGCAGCCACGCCCCGGAGCACAGGGCGAACACCGTGACGGCCGCCATGGCGGCGTTGGCCGGGTTGCCGGACCTGGTGCCGTACCTGGGGAACCTGCGCATGGCCGACCCTTTCCTGATCCCCGACAGTCGTCCCGTTCTCGGCCCTCGACCCAGCAGACAGCAGACCCCGGGCTCCTGTCCTGGGACCGCCCCGTACCCCCCTCCGGGCCGCGAGGGGCGTCGGACCCGGAGGGGGAGGGGACATGCGGTACCGGCGACGGACAGCGGAGGGTGTCCGTCAGATCCCGTCGCCTCTCGCCCGGCGATGCAGGAGCCAGGTACCGCCCGCGGCGGCGACGGCGAGGGCCGCCACACCGGCCGCGGTCTGCACGGGATCGGGGCCCAGTGCGCCGCCGACCCCCGTCTTCACACTCCCTCTGGGATGGACCTGCTGGTGCCCGGCCGTCAACGTGACGACCAGGTCACCGGTGATCCGCCGACCGCTCCCGGTGCACGTCGCCGTGATCTCGTACGTCCCCGGCTGCGCGCTCGGCGGCACCCGGAACCGCCCGGTCGCGTCCTGCTCGTGCGGGCCCGGCGCGAGGCTGAGGGGACCGGCCCCGACCGCGCTGGCGTCACCCGTCGCCGTGCCGCCGTCGCCGCAGGCCGCCGTGCGCACCGTGACCTGTCCGCCCGGGACGACCGAGGACGGGTACACCTCCACGTCACCGGCGGACGCGCCGTACGCGGGGGCGGCGGCGAGGGCCGCGGCGGCGACGGCGAGCGCGGTGCCGGTCAGCGGCCGGGCGGTACGTCGCATCGGTGCTCCTTCGAGCTGTTCGTTCGTGCACCTGCCCTTCCGAGGTAACGGGCAGCGAGACGACCCCGCTTTCTGATGGAGCGTCAGAATTGGGGTGAATGGGTGTCAGGGGGAGGTGGGCGGGGTGGCGTTCGTCGGTGTTTGGGCAGGTCACGGGCTGTCGGCGGACCGGTCGCGGAAAAGCGCGGGGCGCGCGTGTGAACGGGTGACCCGGACGCCGCGCGCATCCGCCCTTGACCTCAAGAAAGGTTGAGGTATGAGGCTGTGCCGCATGAACACAGCCGTTACGAACGCACCCGTCCCCGACCCGCCCGCGACCGAGCCCCTCCGGGTGACCCTCGTCGTCGGCAGCAACCGTCACGGCCGCTTCGGCCCGGTCGTCGCCGGCTGGCTCCTCGACCACCTCCAAGGCCGGGACGACCTGGTCGCCGAGGTCGTGGACGTCGTCGACGTCGACCTGCCGACGTCCTTCGAGCCGACCCCCGAGGCGACCGCCGCGCTGTCCGGCGTCACCCCGAAGCTGGCCCGCGCGGACGCCTTCGTGGTCCTCACCCCCGAGTACAACCACTCCTTCCCGGCGGGCCTGAAGAACCTCGTCGACTGGCACTTCGGCGAGTGGCGGGCCAAGCCCGTCGCCCTCGTCTCCTACGGCGGACTGGCCGGCGGCCTGCGCGCCGTCGAGCACCTCCGGCAGGTCTTCGCCGAGCTGCACGCCGTGACGGTCCGCGACACCGTCTCCTTCCACAACGCCGGCGCGTCCTTCGACGACGCGGGCACCCTGCACGACCCGTCCGGCCCGGACGCGGCGGCCAAGGCCATGCTGGACCAACTGGTGTGGTGGGGCCTGGCGTTGCGCGAGGCCCGGGCGAAGCGGCCGTACGCGGGCTGAGCCCGCCCGCCCTCACCCCTGCCCGCCCCCTGTCACCCCCGCGCCCGCCAGTCACCGCCCGCGATCGGCCTCCCGCTGGTCCGGAGCCGGGCGGCGACGGCGGGCGCGGCGACGTACACCCAGGCCCGGACAACCGCTCCGTCCGCGTCGCGCACGACCTTCCGCTCGACGCGTTCGTACAGGCTGCGCGGGTCGCCCGGCACGTAGTCCTCCAGCCGGTCCAGCTCGGCGAGCAGCTCCGCGTACGTCTGAGGGTGTGCGGTCACCAGCTCCCCGCACACGACCCCGCCGCCCGGCTCCTCGACCGCGTAGGGATAGCCCGGCCCCTCGTACAGCACCGCGCCGGAGAGCCGTCCCGGTACCTCGGAGCGGGTGCGGCCGCGCAGGAAGAGGTCGTGGTTGACCTCGCCGGGGCGGAGGGTGCCGTAGACGAAGAAGGGGAGGGTCACAGGAACGATTCTCCACCCTCACACACCTCCACACCGGGCCTATGGACATGACATGTCCGGGCCGCCTTAACTCGCGGTCAACATCAACGCCGCACCCGGTCGACCCCACGCGACCGGGTGCGCCCGTATGAGGAGACCGATGAGTCGGATACGTCACGTCCGGGGGTCCCGTCTCGCCGTCGCGGGGGCGGCCGTCACCGGCACCGCCGCCCTGCTGGCCGCCGCGCTCTCGCCGAACGCCCTGGCGGAGGACCGGCCGACCCGGTCCGACGCGATCGACAGTGCCGAGACGGTCCTCGCCGACCGGGCCGCCGAACTGGGCCTCACCTCGGCCCAGGAGACCAAGGTCCGGGACGTGGTCGTCGACGAGGACGGCACCCGGCACGTCCGCTACGACCGCACGTACCACCGGCTCCCGGTCCTGGGCGGTGACTTCGTCCTCCATCTGCACCCGGACGGCAGCTACCGCGGCACGAGCCGGGCCACGAAGTCCGCGCTCTCCCTCAAGAGCGTCACCCCGAAGGTGAGCGCCCCGAAGGCCGCCGACCTCGCCGCGAGCCTGCTGCGCGCCGCGCACCTCGGCGAGACCCTGAAGAAGCTGACCGCCCGGCCGCGGCTGGTCGTCGACGCCCTGCACGGCGCCCCGAAGCTGGCCTGGCAGACCGACGCGGTGGCGCACGACGGGCTCGGCAACCCGGTCGGGCGCACGGTGCTGACCGACGCGACGACCGGCGACCGGATCGACGCCTGGGACACCCTGGAGTCGGCGTCGGGCGACGGCAAGTCCCTCTACGGCGGAACGGTTCCGCTGGAGACGACGAAGTCCGGGTCGTCGTACCAGCTGAAGGACGCGACGCGGGGCGGCACCTATACGGGCGACGCCGCGAACAAGACGGACCTGTGCCTGCTGACCGTGTGCCTGAACCGGGCCCCCGCGACCGTCTTCTCGGACGCCGACAACCACTGGGCCACGGGTCAGGCCTCCGACCGCGCGACGGTCGCGGTGGACGCCCAGTACGGCACGGACGTCACCTGGGACTACTTCAAGAACGCGCACGGGCGCAACGGCATCGCCGGCGACGGCAAGGGCTCGTTCAACCGCGTCCACTACGGCAAGGACTACAACAACGCCTTCTGGGACGACAACTGCTTCTGCATGACGTACGGCGACGGCGACGGCAAGCAGCTCGGACCGCTGGTGTCGCTGGACGTGGCCGGGCACGAGATGTCCCACGGCGTGACGTCGAAGACGGCGGCGCTGACGTACTCGGGCGAGTCCGGCGGCCTGAACGAGGCCACGTCGGACATCTTCGGCACGCTGGTGGAGTTCTACGCGGACAACGCGAAGGATCCGGGTGACTGGCTGATCGGCGAGAAGGTCGTGCGCTCCGGGCTCGGCCGGGAGGCCCTGCGCCGCATGGACAAGCCGTCGACGGACGGGAAGTCCGCCGACTGCTGGAGCGAGGGGCTGGCCGACCTCGACGTGCACTACTCCTCGGGCGTCGGCAACCACTTCGCGTACCTCCTCGCGGAGGGCAGCGGCGCGAAGACGATCAACGGCGTCGCCCACACCTCCCCGACCTGCGACGGCTCCGCGGTGAAGGGCATCGGCCGGGCCAAGCTGGGCAAGATCTGGTACCGCGCCCTGACGGTCTACATGACGTCCTCGACGGACTACGCGGGGGCCCGTACGGCGACCCTGAACGCGGCGAAGGACCTCTACGGCAGCGACAGCACGGAGCGGAAGGCCGTGGCGGCGGCCTGGAGCGCGGTCAACGTGGGCTGAGCCGCACCGGCACGGACAGGAAAGCCTAGGGCCGCACCGCCTCCAGTCGCACCGCGCACGCCTTGAACTCCGGCATCCGGGAGGTCGGGTCGAGCGCCGGGTTGGTGAGGGAGTTGGCGCGGCCCTCGCCCGGCCAGTGGAACGGCATGAAGACGGTGTCGGGGCGGATGGTGTTGGTGATCCTGGCGGGCGCCACGGCCCGGCCCCGCCGGGACACGACGGCCACCGGATCGCCCTCGGCCGCCCCGAGCCGGGCCGCGAGCCGCGGGTGCAACTCCACGAACGGCCCGGGCGCGGCGGCGTTCAGCTCCGCCACCCGCCGGGTCTGCGCCCCGGACTGGTACTGCGCCACGACCCGCCCCGTGGTGAGCAGCACCGGGTACTCGTCATCCGGTTCCTCGGCGATCGCCCGGTGCGAGACGGGGACGAAGCGGGCGCGTCCGTCGGGGGTGGCGAAACGGTCGAGGAAGAGGCGCGGGGTGCCGGGGTGGGCAGGGTCCGCCGTGTCCCCGGTGGCGGCCGGCGTGTCTCCCGTGGCGGCCGGCCTGTCGTCGGTGGAGGCCGGGCGGCCCGGCGCGCTCCCTTGCGCCCCGGGGCCGCCCGCCCCGTCCTCGGCCCCCGTCAGGCCCTCCGGCTCCACCGCCGGGCACGGCCAGAACACCCCGTTCTCCTCGACCAGCCTGCGATACGTGATCCCCGAGTAGTCCGCGGGGCCGCCCGCGCTCGCTCGGCGGAGTTCCTCGAAGATCTCCTCCGGGTCGGTCGGGAAGCCCTTCTCCACGCCCAGGCGGGCGGCCAGTTCGTGGAGGACCTCCAGGTCGCTGCGGACGCCGTCGGGCGGGGTGATGGCCTGGCGGCGGAGCAGGACCCTGCCCTCCAGGTTGGTCGTCGTGCCCGTCTCCTCGGCCCACTGGGTGACCGGCAGGACCACGTCCGCGAGCGCTGCCGTCTCCGACAGGACCACGTCACAGACGGCCAGGAAGTCCAGGGACTTGATGCGCTCCTCGATGTGCGCGGCACGCGGCGCCGACACCACCGGGTTGGACGCCATCAGCAGCAGCGACCTGACGTCCGTGCCCAGCGCGTCCAGCAGCTCGTACGCACTGCGCCCCGGGCCGGGCAGCGAGTCGGGGTCCACGCCCCACACCTCGGCGACATGCCGCCGCGCCGCCGGGTCGTCCAGCTTGCGGTAGCCCGGCAGCTGGTCGGCCTTCTGCCCGTGTTCGCGGCCGCCCTGCCCGTTGCCCTGCCCGGTCAGGCAGCCGTACCCGGACAGCGGGCGGCCCGCCCGGCCGGTCGCCAGGCACAGGTTGATCCACGCGCCCACCGTGTCGGTGCCCTTGGACTGCTGCTCGGGCCCGCGCGCGGTGAGCACCATCGCCGACTCGGGCTCGCAGAACATCCGTACCGTCTCCCGCAGTTCGGGAACGGACACCCCCGTGATCCGCTCCACGTACTCCGGCCAGTGCGCCATCGCCGCGGCCCTGGCGTCCTCCCAGCCCACGGTCCGCTCCTGGACGTACTCCTCGTCCACTCGTCCCTCGGCGATCACCAGGTGCAGCAGACCCAGGGCGAGCGCCAGGTCAGTGCCCGGCCGGGGCGCCAGGTGCAGGTCCGCCTGCTCGGCGGTCCTGGTGCGGCGCGGGTCGATGACGATCAGCGTGCCGCCGTTCTCCTTCAGCTCGGTGAGGAAACGCAGGGACGGCGGCATGGTCTCCGCGAGGTTCGAGCCGACGAGGATCACGCAGCCCGTCCTGGGGATGTCCTCCAGTGGGAAGGGCAGCCCTCGGTCGAGGCCGAACGCCTTGATACCGGCCGCCGCGGCCGACGACATGCAGAAGCGGCCGTTGTAGTCGATCTGGGACGTGCCGAGCACGACCCGCGCGAACTTGCCGAGCGTGTACGCCTTCTCGTTCGTCAGGCCGCCCCCGCCGAACACGCCGACCCCGTCCGGCCCGTACTCCGCGCGCGTCCGGCGCAGCCCCTCGGCGATCCGGTCCAGCGCCTCGTCCCAGGAGGCCGGCACCAGAGCGCCCTGCTCGCGCACCAACGGCGAGGTCAGGCGCACGTTCGAGGCCAGCACGGCCGGCGCCGTACGGCCCTTGCCGCACAGTGCCCCCCGGTTCACCGGGAAGTCCGTACGCTCGCTCACCTCGACGGTCCCGTCGGGCGCGGGCGTCAGGTTCATCCCGCACTGCAAGGCGCAGTACGGGCAGTGCGTGGGCGTGGCGGTGGTCTGCATACCGTTCAGCCTGCTTCCACCGTGTTACGCCCGGGACGGTTCCCTGTTACGCGGCAGGGACGGCAACCTCCCCGCCACCGCCCCACCGGCGTGAGGCACACGCCTGCCCACCTTCAGGTCGCCGCCGACCGGCACGGACGTTGCCTGTGCGACCAAAAACGTCACATGTGGCTCATTGCTCTCCTTTCTTGGCTGATCCGACCTAGTTGAGTGTTGAAGCAGCCGCACTACGCTCTCGCTACGCGCAGCGCTCGCACGACTCCGTACGGCGTTCGACACCCGGGCATGCCCGCCGCTCACGGCAGCATCCACCTGCGGCTCCGCCGCGTGTGGCCATCCGACACTCGAAACAGCCAGGAGGCCAACCGACCATGCCTCTGCGCCATCTGACCCCCCGTGACCGGCAGCTGTTCCGGCAGTACGGCCGGGGCCCCACCGTCCCCGTCCCCGACCCCCTCCTGCACCACGCCGTCGCCCGGCACGCCGCGGCCACCCCGCACGCCGTGGCCGCCGAGCACCAGGGCGCGCACCTCACCTACGGCGAGCTGGACCGGTACGCCGACGCCCTCGCCGCCCGCCTCGTCCGCGAGGGCGTACGCCCCGGCGACCACGTCGGCCTGTTCGTCCGCCGCTCGATCCCGATGCTCGTCGGCCTGCTCGGCATCCTGAAGGCCGGCGCCGCCTACGTCCCGCAGGACATCGGCCTCGCGCCCCCGGCCCAGCTCACCCACGTCATCCGCACCGCCCGCACCCGGGTCGTCCTCACCGTCGCCGAACACGCCCACCGGGTACCGCTGCCGGACGGCCACCTGCTGCTCGCGCTCGACGAGCCGCTGCCGTACGCCCCGGCCCCGCGCCCGCGCGTCACCGGCGAGGACGGCGCTTACGTCCTGTTCACCTCCGGCACCACCGGCCGCCCCAACGGCGTGAAGGTCACCCACCGCAACGTCGCCAACCTCCTGCTCACCGAGCCGGGCGGCCTCGGCATCCGCCCCGGCGACCGGGTCGCCCAGCTCCTCAACATCGCCTTCGACATGGCGGCCTGGGAGATCCTCGGCTGCCTCACCCACGGCGGCACCCTCGTCATCCGCGGCAAGGACATCGCCGCGGCGGCCCGCACCGCCGACGTGCTGATCGCCACCCCGACCGTGCTGTCGGGCCTCGACCCCGCCGGCTGCCCGCGCGTGCGCACGGTCGCCGTGGCGGGGGAGCCCTGCCCGCGCCCGCTGGCCGACCGCTGGGCCCGGCGGGCCGTCTTCCACAACTGCTGCGGCCCGACGGAGACCACGATCGTCAACACGATGAGCCGCCACGACCCGGCCGCCCCGCTGCTCACCATCGGCCGCCCCACCCCCAACAACACGGTCTACGTCCTCGACGCCGACCGGCGCCCGGTGCCCGTCGGCGAGCCCGGCGAGATGTGGGCGGGCGGCGACTGCGTCTCCGCCGGCTACCTCGGCGACGACGCCCTCAACGCCGAGCGCTACGCCCCCGACCCCTTCCTCGGCGGCGACCGCCGCATGTTCCGCACCCGGGACCTCGGCCGCTGGACCCCCGGCGGCGAGCTGGAGCACCTCGGTCGCACCGACGACCAGGTCAAGGTGCGCGGCTTCCGCGTCGAGCTGGACTCCGTCTCCGCCGTCCTGGAGACGGCCGCCGGCTGCACCCGCGCCGTCACCCTGAAGCGCGACGCCCGCACCCTGGTGTCCTTCGTCTGCCCCGCCGACATCGACCCCGACACGGCCCGCCGCGCGGTCGCGGAGGCCCTGCCGTACTACTGCGTCCCCGAGCAGGTCCTGCCCCTGGCGTTCCTCCCCGAGACCGACCGCGGCAAGGTCGACAAACAGGCCCTGCTGAGCATGCTCGAACAGCGCCTGGCGGTGGCCCGATGACCACGTCCCCGGCCCGGACGCGCCAGGACACGGGCGAGCTCCCGCCGCTCCTGCCCGCCCCCCGCCGCCTGCTCAAGCACCCCCGCCTGATGCACTACAACCGCCTCGCGGCCCTGGTCCTCCTGGCCAACGCGGCGTTCCTGTGGGCCGCGCGGCCCCTGGCCACGCCCACCCTCGGGCACGCCGCCCTCGCCAACCTCGCCCTCGCCGTCCTCGTGCGCCAGCAGTACGTCATCAACCTCTTGTTCCGGCTGGCGACTTCGGCCCCGGTGAGCTGGCCGCTGAAGGTCCGCTGGACGCTCGGCAAGGTGTACCACTTCGGCGGGCTGCACGTGGGCGGGGCGCTGGCCGGGGCGGCCTGGTTCCTGGCCCTGACGGTCGCGGTGACCCGCGCCGGAACGGACCTGCCGCTGATCACGGTGAGCTGGACCCTGGTGGCCCTGCTCGCCCTGATCGTCGCCACCGCGCTGCCGCCCTTCCGCTCCCGCCACCACGACCGGTTCGAGAAGATCCACCGCTTCGGCGGCTGGAGCGCCCTCACGCTGTTCTGGACCCACACCCTGCTGTCCGGCCAGGGACCGGTGCCGCTCGCGGTCCTCGCCGTCGTCACCTTCAGCGTGGCCCTGCCCTGGCTGCGGCTGCGCAAGGTGGACGTCCGCGTCGAACGTCCGTCGCCGCACGTCGCGCTGGCCCGCTTCGACTACGGCGAGACCCCCTTCGCCGGCTCCTCCACCGCGATCAGCCGCAGCCCGCTGACGGAGTGGCACTCCTTCGCCAACGTGCCCGCCCCCGGCCGCTCCGGCTTCCGGCTCACCATCTCCCGCGCCGGTGACTGGACCGGCTCCTTCATCGACGACCTGCCCTCGCGGGTGTGGGTGAAGGGCATCACCACGGCCGGAGTCGCCAACATCGAGGTCCTGTTCAGAAAAGTGGTCTACGTCGCGACCGGCAGCGGCATCGGCCCCTGCCTGCCCCACCTGCTCGCCGCGGAGGTCCCCTCGCGCCTGGTCTGGGCGACCCGCGACCCCCGCGCCACCTACGGCGACGCCCTCGTCGACGAGATCCTCGCCGTCCAGCCGCACGCCCTGGTCTGGGACACCTCCCGGCACGGCAAGCCCGACATGGTGCGCCTCGCCCACGCCGCGTACCGCGACTTCGGTGCGGAGGCGGTCATCTGCATCTCCAACAAGCGGCTGACCTGGCAGGTGGTGCACGGTCTGGAACGGCGCGGCGTTCCGGCGTACGGCGCGATCTGGGATTCCTAACCCAACGTCCAGGGAGCCAGGATGAACCACCTGAAAGTCGAACGGGACGGCCGCGTGGTGACCGTCCGCCTGCACCGCCCGCACGCCCTGAACGCGCTCAGCTCCGAGCTGCTCGCCGAACTCCTCGGCCTCCTCGGCCCGTTGGACCAGGACCCGGAGGTGGGCTGCTTCGTCGTCACCGGCTCGGAGAAGGTCTTCGCGGCCGGTGCGGACATCCGGGAGATGGCCGGCAGGTCGGCCGTCGACATGATGTCCGAGGACTACTTCGCGGCCTGGGAGGACTTCGCGGACCTGCGCACCCCGAAGATCGCCGCCGTGGCCGGCTACGCGCTCGGCGGCGGCTGTGAGCTGGCCATGATGTGCGATCTGGTCGTCGCGGGCGAGTCGGCCCTCTTCGGCCAGCCGGAGATCAAGCTGGGCGTGATACCCGGCATCGGCGGAACCCAGCGGCTGACCCGTCTGGTGGGCCGGGCCAAGGCGCTGGACCTGGTGCTCACCGGCCGCACGATGGACGCCCGGGAGGCCGAGCGCTGCGGCTTGGTCTCCCGCGTGGTCCCCGACGACCGGGTCCTCGCCGAGGCACTGGAAGCGGCGGCGGCCATCGCCTCGTACGGCCGTACGGCGGTCCGGGCGGCCCGCGAATGCGTCGACCGGGCCCTGGAGTCGGGCCTGCGGGACGGCCTCCGCTTCGAACGGCGGGTGTTCCACGCCCTGTTCGCCACCGAGGACCAGAAGGAGGGGATGACGGCGTTCCTGGAGAAGCGCCCCCCGCGCTTCCACGGACGCTGACGGTCACAGGACAGCCGGGGGCGGGACGCCCGCAGCGCGCCGGCCGCGCTCCCGCCCCCGGCCACGTTTTCCTTTCCCCCAGTTCGCGTCATCCGAGCGGCTGTTCGGCCGTGGTCAAGGCCCGCTCCACCCCTGGCTCCCGGGGGCCGAGGAACCGGGGGTCCGGCCGGAACACCGCGTCCAGAGCGGCCTTCCCGGCGGCGAGGATCTCCCGGGCGCCCCCGTAGTACCAGGTCGCGTCATGCACGGCGTCCACGCCCACCCCGTACGACTCGACACCCGCCGCCTCACACAGCGCCACCGCCCGCCGGATGTGGAAGCCCTGGCTGATCAACACGGCCTCGTCCACGCCGAAGATCTTCTTCGCGCGCACGCAGGAGTCCCAGGTGTCGAACCCCGCGTAGTCGCTGACGATCCGCCCGTCGGGCACCCCGTGCCGCGTCAGGTACACCCGCATCGCGTCCGGCTCGTCGTAGTCCTCGCGACTGTTGTCCCCGGTGACGAGCACCACCTCGACCCGCCCCTCGCGGTACAGCCCGGCCGCCGCGTCCAGCCGGTGCGCGAGGTACGGCGACGGCTCCCCGTCCCACAGCCCGGCACCGAACACCACGGCCACATCGGTCCGCGGCACGTCCGCCGCCGTCCGCAGCCGGTCACCCGCGACCACGTACATCCAGGTCGCCGGCAGCAACGCGAGCACGCACCCGGCCATCACGGCCTGCACCAGCCGCCGCTGCCCCCGCCGGGTACGCGGCAGCCGCGGTCTGCGGAACGTCACACGACGCATCGGACGGTCCCTCCCCAGGTCGGCCCCTCGACAGTCAGGGACGTCCTCCCGGGCCGCCCGGTTCATCCGGATACGCGTGACCAGCTTCACTCGTTACACGGAAACCCCAGGTCAAGCCGCCTCACACCGAACCTGTCCCACATCGTGAACCGCTGGAAAACACCCGTGACGCCCACGCAACGGGAAGGCAACGTGCGGCGGCGACCATCGGTGACATGCCCAGCCAGCTCAGCCTCGTCCCGCCGCCCGCCACGCGCCGCCCGGCCCCGCCCGCTCTCGTGGTCGTGGCGCACGGCAGCCGCGACCCCCGTGCGCTGAGCACCGTCCGCGCGCTCCTGGACCGCGTCCGCGCGCTCCGCCCCGACGTGCCGGTGCACCTCGGGCACATCGAACTGAACGCCCCCCTGCTCCCCGACACGCTCGCCGCCCTGGGAGACACGGAGGCGGTCCTGGTCCCCCTCCTCCTCAGCCGCGGCTACCACGTCAAGCAGGACATCCCGGAGATGGCCGCGGCCGCCGGGGCCCGCACCCACCTGGCGGCCCCCCTGGGCCCGCACCCCCTCCTGGTGGACGCCCTCCAGGCCCGCCTGACCGAGGCCGGCTGGCCCACGCACATGGACGAGGCGACCCGCCGCACCAGCGCCGTGATCCTCGCCGCCGCCGGCTCCCGCGACCCGGACGCCAAGACGGACACCGGCCGCACGGCCCACCTGCTCGCCGCTCGCCTGGGCGTCCCCGTCATCCCCGCCTACGCCTCCGCGGCGACCCCGACGGTCCAGACGGCCGTGCGCACCCTGATCGCGCGGGGCCGCCACCGCATCGCCCTGGCCTCCTACTTCACGGCCCCCGGACGCTTCGCCACGGAGTGCGCCCAAGCGGCCCCCTGGATCGCAGCGGCCCCCCTCGGCACCCACCCGTCGATGGCCCGGCTCCTCCTGCACCGCTACGACGAGGCCCTGGCAACCCGGGCTTTCGAGGAACCAGCACTGGCATCGGCCTGAAGGTGGCGCGGGGCTGTATTCGATATGCGGCTCCGCCGCGTGGGCGCGACAAGCCACACTCAACCCGCACCCGCCACACACCCGCACCCGGCAAACGCTCAGGCACACAGCACACCCGGGCCCGTACTGTCGACACATGGCAGGCACCTCACAAACCCCCCCGGCCTACGACCCGACGTCGGTCGACCGCTGGGCCCCGGAACCAGACAAGCGCCCCGGCCGCACCGCCTTCCAGCGCGACCGGGCCCGAGTCCTGCACAGCGCCGCCCTGAGAAGACTCGCCGGCAAAACCCAAGTGGTGACGCCCGGCACCATGGGCCCGGCCTGGGACGCCAGCCCCCGCACCCGCCTCACCCACTCCCTCGAATGCGCCCAGGTCGGCCGCGAGCTGGGCGCGGCCCTCGGCTGTGACCCGGACCTCGTGGAAGCCGCCTGCCTCTCCCACGACCTCGGCCACCCCCCCTTCGGCCACAACGGCGAACAGGCCCTCAACGAGTTCGCGGCGGACTGCGGCGGCTTCGAGGGCAACGCCCAGTCCCTCAGGCTCCTCACCCGCATCGAGCCCAAACGGTTCACCCCCGAAGGCTCCGTCGGCCTCAACCTCACCCGCGCCGCCCTCGACGCCGCCACCAAGTACCCCTGGCCCCGTGGCGCCCACCCCACCGACCCGGCGTCCCGCAAGTTCGGTGTCTACGAGGACGACCGCCCGGTCTTCGACTGGGTCCGCAAGGACGCCCCCGGCACCCGCATCTGCTTCGAGGCGCAGGTCATGGACTGGTCCGACGACGTGGCCTACTCGGTGCACGACGTGGAGGACGGCCTGCACGCCGGCCACATCGACCCGAACTGCCTGCACGCGGAACCCGAACGGCAGGACGTCTTCCAGGTCGCCCGGGACCGGTACGTACCGGCGGACACCGACCCCGCCGAACTCGCCGAGGCCCTGGACCGGCTCCTCGCCCAGGAGTGGTGGCCGCACGGCTACGACGGCACCGCCGTCGCCCAGGCCCGGCTGAAGGATGCCACCAGCCAGCTCATCGGCCGCTTCTGCCTGGCCGCCGAGACCGCGACCCGCACCGCGTACGGCACCGGACGGCTCACCCGGTACGCCGCCGAACTCGTCGTCCCGCGCGGGACCCGGATGGAGTGCGCCGTCCTCAAGGCCGTCGCCGACCTCTACGTCATGCAGCGCGCCGAGCAGGAACGCCTGCGCGCCGACCAGCGCGTCGTCGTCGCCGAACTGGCCGAGGCGCTCACCGCCCGCGCCCCGGACGGCCTGGACCCGCAGTTCCGCGCGCTGTTCGACCGGGCGCCGGACGACCGGGCC from Streptomyces chartreusis NRRL 3882 harbors:
- a CDS encoding class F sortase, which gives rise to MRRFPRYGTRSGNPANAAMAAVTVFALCSGAWLLRNGAETHAPPQPSAAQARAGQDGQDGRAGERPAVPALPPSPPDRIRIPAIRVNAPLTGLGLTRTGSLDVPPAARRNLAGWYEAGTTPGEQGTAIVAGHVDNADGPAVFYDLGALAKGATIEVDRRDGGVAVFTVDAVEAYAAKDFPDEKVYGAARRPELRVITCGGGYSRGSGYQGNVVVFAHLTGSR
- a CDS encoding NADPH-dependent FMN reductase, yielding MNTAVTNAPVPDPPATEPLRVTLVVGSNRHGRFGPVVAGWLLDHLQGRDDLVAEVVDVVDVDLPTSFEPTPEATAALSGVTPKLARADAFVVLTPEYNHSFPAGLKNLVDWHFGEWRAKPVALVSYGGLAGGLRAVEHLRQVFAELHAVTVRDTVSFHNAGASFDDAGTLHDPSGPDAAAKAMLDQLVWWGLALREARAKRPYAG
- a CDS encoding gamma-glutamylcyclotransferase family protein; amino-acid sequence: MTLPFFVYGTLRPGEVNHDLFLRGRTRSEVPGRLSGAVLYEGPGYPYAVEEPGGGVVCGELVTAHPQTYAELLAELDRLEDYVPGDPRSLYERVERKVVRDADGAVVRAWVYVAAPAVAARLRTSGRPIAGGDWRARG
- a CDS encoding M4 family metallopeptidase, with protein sequence MSRIRHVRGSRLAVAGAAVTGTAALLAAALSPNALAEDRPTRSDAIDSAETVLADRAAELGLTSAQETKVRDVVVDEDGTRHVRYDRTYHRLPVLGGDFVLHLHPDGSYRGTSRATKSALSLKSVTPKVSAPKAADLAASLLRAAHLGETLKKLTARPRLVVDALHGAPKLAWQTDAVAHDGLGNPVGRTVLTDATTGDRIDAWDTLESASGDGKSLYGGTVPLETTKSGSSYQLKDATRGGTYTGDAANKTDLCLLTVCLNRAPATVFSDADNHWATGQASDRATVAVDAQYGTDVTWDYFKNAHGRNGIAGDGKGSFNRVHYGKDYNNAFWDDNCFCMTYGDGDGKQLGPLVSLDVAGHEMSHGVTSKTAALTYSGESGGLNEATSDIFGTLVEFYADNAKDPGDWLIGEKVVRSGLGREALRRMDKPSTDGKSADCWSEGLADLDVHYSSGVGNHFAYLLAEGSGAKTINGVAHTSPTCDGSAVKGIGRAKLGKIWYRALTVYMTSSTDYAGARTATLNAAKDLYGSDSTERKAVAAAWSAVNVG
- a CDS encoding molybdopterin oxidoreductase family protein, with protein sequence MQTTATPTHCPYCALQCGMNLTPAPDGTVEVSERTDFPVNRGALCGKGRTAPAVLASNVRLTSPLVREQGALVPASWDEALDRIAEGLRRTRAEYGPDGVGVFGGGGLTNEKAYTLGKFARVVLGTSQIDYNGRFCMSSAAAAGIKAFGLDRGLPFPLEDIPRTGCVILVGSNLAETMPPSLRFLTELKENGGTLIVIDPRRTRTAEQADLHLAPRPGTDLALALGLLHLVIAEGRVDEEYVQERTVGWEDARAAAMAHWPEYVERITGVSVPELRETVRMFCEPESAMVLTARGPEQQSKGTDTVGAWINLCLATGRAGRPLSGYGCLTGQGNGQGGREHGQKADQLPGYRKLDDPAARRHVAEVWGVDPDSLPGPGRSAYELLDALGTDVRSLLLMASNPVVSAPRAAHIEERIKSLDFLAVCDVVLSETAALADVVLPVTQWAEETGTTTNLEGRVLLRRQAITPPDGVRSDLEVLHELAARLGVEKGFPTDPEEIFEELRRASAGGPADYSGITYRRLVEENGVFWPCPAVEPEGLTGAEDGAGGPGAQGSAPGRPASTDDRPAATGDTPAATGDTADPAHPGTPRLFLDRFATPDGRARFVPVSHRAIAEEPDDEYPVLLTTGRVVAQYQSGAQTRRVAELNAAAPGPFVELHPRLAARLGAAEGDPVAVVSRRGRAVAPARITNTIRPDTVFMPFHWPGEGRANSLTNPALDPTSRMPEFKACAVRLEAVRP